The following proteins are encoded in a genomic region of Nocardioides renjunii:
- a CDS encoding DUF1800 domain-containing protein, with product MARNTAGLLTPAQRHLVTRFGYGVDATLAEDVRRAGGASAWFELQLTRPGAFPDGAAEGVRRWWPDLDRGPAELWKRQVEEVRGGWEVMEDYGRWLLVRRIRTRRPVLEKMAEFWEAMLHVPVSGDAQFTWRVDYGDTVRRHALGRFDELLAATTTHPAMLIFLSGATSTKRAPNENLGRELLELHTLGTGNYDEDDVKASARILTGHHVDLWETWKASYVEEDHYRGRVKVRGFSAKNAKADGRRVTEEYLHYLAHHPDTAHHVCERLATKFVRDDPPQSLVRRLAKVYLRNDTAIVPVLQALVASKEFRTSAGDKLRDPSEDVVATYRALGVEVGRPRSGDSGANAILWQASGLGLSPHAWPRPDGTPVRNDVWASPARALGSMSMHWSMAGGWWPTAELDYRTPSAWVPAKKPIRFADLVDEVSRDLLHRPASKHLVETACLATGCGRKEKIDREHGLYQWGFPRLLAAVLDSPDHLAC from the coding sequence CGGCGTCGACGCGACGCTCGCCGAGGACGTACGCCGTGCCGGCGGGGCGTCGGCGTGGTTCGAGCTGCAGCTGACGCGACCCGGCGCCTTCCCCGACGGGGCCGCGGAGGGCGTACGCCGGTGGTGGCCCGACCTCGACCGCGGCCCGGCCGAGCTGTGGAAGCGGCAGGTCGAGGAGGTCCGCGGTGGCTGGGAGGTCATGGAGGACTACGGCCGCTGGCTGCTCGTGCGCCGGATCCGGACCCGCCGCCCGGTGCTCGAGAAGATGGCCGAGTTCTGGGAGGCCATGCTCCACGTGCCCGTGAGCGGGGACGCGCAGTTCACGTGGCGCGTCGACTACGGCGACACGGTCCGCCGCCACGCCCTCGGCCGCTTCGACGAGCTGCTCGCCGCGACCACGACCCACCCCGCGATGCTGATCTTCCTGTCGGGCGCCACCTCGACCAAGCGCGCACCCAACGAGAACCTGGGCCGCGAGCTGCTCGAGCTGCACACCCTCGGCACCGGCAACTACGACGAGGACGACGTCAAGGCGTCGGCCCGCATCCTCACCGGGCACCACGTGGACCTGTGGGAGACCTGGAAGGCGTCCTACGTCGAGGAGGACCACTACCGCGGCCGGGTCAAGGTCCGCGGGTTCAGCGCGAAGAACGCGAAGGCGGACGGCCGCAGGGTGACCGAGGAGTACCTGCACTACCTGGCCCACCACCCCGACACCGCGCACCACGTGTGCGAGCGGCTCGCCACCAAGTTCGTGCGCGACGACCCGCCGCAGTCGCTCGTCCGACGGCTCGCGAAGGTCTACCTGCGCAACGACACCGCCATCGTGCCGGTGCTGCAGGCGCTCGTGGCGAGCAAGGAGTTCCGCACCTCGGCCGGCGACAAGCTCCGCGACCCCAGCGAGGACGTGGTGGCGACCTACCGCGCGCTCGGCGTGGAGGTCGGCCGGCCGCGCAGCGGCGACTCCGGCGCCAACGCCATCCTGTGGCAGGCGTCCGGGCTCGGGCTCTCGCCCCACGCCTGGCCGCGACCCGACGGCACACCCGTCCGGAACGACGTCTGGGCCTCCCCGGCGCGGGCGCTCGGCTCGATGAGCATGCACTGGTCGATGGCCGGCGGCTGGTGGCCCACCGCGGAGCTCGACTACCGCACGCCCAGCGCGTGGGTGCCGGCGAAGAAGCCGATCCGGTTCGCGGACCTCGTCGACGAGGTGAGCCGCGACCTGCTCCACCGACCGGCCTCGAAGCACCTCGTCGAAACGGCGTGCCTGGCCACCGGTTGCGGCCGCAAGGAAAAGATCGATCGCGAGCACGGCCTCTACCAGTGGGGCTTCCCACGGCTGCTCGCCGCTGTCCTCGACTCCCCCGACCACCTGGCGTGCTGA
- a CDS encoding sulfite oxidase, whose amino-acid sequence MTSIAPTRRGFLAGAAVIGGAALVPGSLWPAAPASARPPLILKPTPPEWFVDHGSNAEMLWSSVDRGAYLTPQSRLFVRNHTSTPVISRAGYALRVHGDGLATARTEGEALTLTLDDLQRLPRHELTATHECTGNGRRFFAEQQGQTVAGTPWALGSVGTVRWQGVRLRDVLAHLGIASDAVSVQATGLDAPYVTGGVDHGRVRRPFPIAKALDDALLAWGMNGEDLLPDHGYPLRLVLPGWVGIASIKWLGSLEVSRSELTSPWNTQWYRMTGPGWPADSPPLTVNPVRSAWELAPGARLPSRPVTLTGRSWSGAARIARVSVSLDDGRSWRPAVLDRRSRRDQGWTQWWVRWGNPRPGVHHLLARATDEAGRTQPLEAAVNSQGYFFDAVVRHPVEVA is encoded by the coding sequence ATGACCTCGATCGCTCCCACCCGCCGCGGCTTCCTCGCCGGTGCCGCCGTCATCGGCGGCGCCGCCCTCGTCCCCGGCTCGCTGTGGCCCGCTGCCCCCGCCTCCGCCCGCCCGCCCCTGATCCTCAAGCCGACCCCGCCGGAGTGGTTCGTCGACCACGGCTCCAACGCCGAGATGCTCTGGAGCTCGGTCGACCGCGGCGCCTACCTCACGCCGCAGTCGCGCCTGTTCGTGCGCAACCACACGAGCACGCCGGTCATCAGCCGCGCCGGCTACGCACTGCGGGTGCACGGCGACGGGCTGGCGACGGCGCGGACCGAGGGCGAGGCGCTCACGCTGACCCTCGACGACCTCCAGCGGCTGCCCCGCCACGAGCTGACGGCGACGCACGAGTGCACCGGCAACGGACGGCGCTTCTTCGCCGAGCAGCAGGGCCAGACCGTCGCCGGCACGCCGTGGGCGCTGGGCTCGGTCGGCACCGTGCGGTGGCAGGGCGTGCGGCTGCGCGACGTGCTGGCCCACCTCGGCATCGCCTCCGACGCCGTGTCGGTGCAGGCGACGGGCCTCGACGCCCCGTACGTCACGGGCGGCGTCGACCACGGCCGCGTGCGCCGGCCGTTCCCCATCGCGAAGGCGCTGGACGACGCGCTCCTCGCGTGGGGCATGAACGGCGAGGACCTGCTTCCCGACCACGGCTACCCGCTGCGGCTGGTGCTGCCCGGCTGGGTCGGCATCGCGAGCATCAAGTGGCTGGGGTCGCTGGAGGTCTCCCGCAGCGAGCTCACCTCGCCCTGGAACACGCAGTGGTACCGGATGACCGGCCCGGGCTGGCCGGCGGACTCGCCGCCGCTGACGGTCAACCCCGTGCGCTCGGCCTGGGAGCTGGCCCCGGGGGCGCGGCTGCCGTCCCGCCCGGTGACGCTCACCGGCCGCTCGTGGAGCGGTGCGGCGAGGATCGCCCGGGTGTCGGTCAGCCTCGACGACGGCCGGTCGTGGCGCCCGGCGGTGCTCGACCGCAGGTCGCGGCGCGACCAGGGCTGGACCCAGTGGTGGGTGCGGTGGGGCAACCCGCGACCGGGGGTGCACCACCTGCTGGCGCGCGCCACCGACGAGGCCGGACGCACGCAGCCGCTCGAGGCGGCCGTCAACAGCCAGGGCTACTTCTTCGACGCGGTGGTCCGCCACCCGGTCGAGGTGGCCTGA
- a CDS encoding PIG-L deacetylase family protein, with amino-acid sequence MTDDRPAPPSYEALPEDWETALFVVAHPDDIEYGAAAAVARWTAQGKRVVYCMVTSGEAGIDGLHPDECTAVREAEEIASAGVVGVDEVVFLRLPDGILEYGVELRRAIARVVREQRPDVAMTINFRETFGGSNLNQADHIAVGRALLDAVRDAGNRWIFPEQLTDGLEPWGGVRAVWAGNSPRATHAVDVTDTFDAGVASLKEHRAYIDGLGWEGWDPEEFLDGILRAGGQGLGVTHAATFEVFPLGWG; translated from the coding sequence ATGACCGACGACCGCCCCGCTCCTCCGTCCTACGAAGCGCTCCCCGAGGACTGGGAGACCGCGCTGTTCGTGGTGGCACACCCCGACGACATCGAGTACGGCGCGGCGGCCGCGGTCGCCCGCTGGACGGCGCAGGGCAAGCGCGTCGTCTACTGCATGGTCACCAGCGGCGAGGCCGGCATCGACGGCCTCCACCCCGACGAGTGCACGGCGGTGCGAGAGGCCGAGGAGATCGCCTCGGCGGGCGTCGTGGGCGTCGACGAGGTGGTGTTCCTGCGCCTGCCCGACGGGATCCTGGAGTACGGCGTGGAGCTGAGGCGCGCCATCGCCCGCGTCGTGCGCGAGCAGCGCCCGGACGTCGCGATGACCATCAACTTCCGCGAGACCTTCGGCGGCAGCAACCTCAACCAGGCCGACCACATCGCCGTCGGCCGGGCGCTGCTCGACGCCGTGCGCGACGCCGGCAACCGGTGGATCTTCCCCGAGCAGCTCACCGACGGCCTCGAGCCGTGGGGCGGCGTACGCGCCGTGTGGGCCGGCAACTCACCCCGGGCAACGCACGCCGTGGACGTGACGGACACGTTCGACGCGGGCGTGGCCTCGCTGAAGGAGCATCGCGCCTACATCGACGGCCTCGGCTGGGAGGGCTGGGACCCGGAGGAGTTCCTCGACGGCATCCTCCGCGCCGGCGGCCAGGGGCTCGGCGTCACCCACGCCGCCACGTTCGAGGTGTTCCCGCTCGGCTGGGGGTGA
- a CDS encoding DUF1501 domain-containing protein — MTTDQFQTSCGCSDYDEARTALSRRALIGTALAGGAIALGPSLGGSGPRAYAVTGRPATRLANPAGSVLVLLSLRGAADGLSLVVPHADPTYYAARPRIAVPRESLLAQDAMFGLHPALAPLLPMWEAGTLAAVHATGMATPNRSHFAAMEAIEDAAPGSTARNGWLNRLLGELPGVSPLQGTAMGNQVPTSLFGTNPAFVVGRVDNAKVAGTEEDGRRLASLKHAWKGTGPMSRAVRDAISGAETFGAARDLPAGQPATAYPGSGLGKALSDVSRIVRSGVGAEVITVDQGDWDMHTDAGTVEWGEMKRNAGDLAASIAAFFADLGPAADRVTLVTLSEFGRRVKENDDYGTDHGFGNVMFVAGAGVRGGRYYGSWPGLANSLDSDLLVTTDYRSVLTEVVTRRFGVSVAQVFPGFAPQAVGVMA, encoded by the coding sequence ATGACTACTGACCAGTTCCAGACCTCCTGCGGCTGCTCGGACTACGACGAGGCGCGCACCGCGCTGAGCCGCCGGGCCCTCATCGGCACGGCTCTCGCGGGCGGCGCGATCGCCCTCGGACCGAGCCTGGGCGGCTCGGGTCCCCGCGCGTACGCCGTCACGGGTCGCCCCGCCACCCGCCTGGCCAACCCGGCGGGGTCGGTGCTCGTCCTGCTGTCGCTCCGCGGTGCCGCCGACGGGCTCTCGCTGGTCGTCCCGCACGCCGACCCGACCTACTACGCCGCGCGCCCGCGCATCGCCGTACCTCGCGAGTCGCTGCTGGCGCAGGACGCGATGTTCGGTCTGCACCCGGCGCTCGCGCCCCTGCTGCCGATGTGGGAGGCGGGCACGCTCGCGGCGGTGCACGCCACCGGCATGGCGACGCCCAACCGCTCGCACTTCGCCGCCATGGAGGCCATCGAGGACGCCGCTCCGGGCTCGACCGCCCGCAACGGGTGGCTCAACCGGCTCCTCGGCGAGCTGCCCGGCGTGTCCCCCCTCCAGGGCACCGCGATGGGCAACCAGGTGCCGACCTCGCTGTTCGGCACCAACCCGGCCTTCGTGGTCGGCCGCGTCGACAACGCCAAGGTCGCCGGCACGGAGGAGGACGGGCGCCGCCTGGCCTCTCTCAAGCACGCGTGGAAGGGCACCGGCCCCATGAGCCGGGCGGTCCGCGACGCGATCTCGGGCGCCGAGACCTTCGGCGCCGCCCGCGACCTGCCGGCCGGTCAGCCCGCGACGGCGTACCCGGGCAGCGGCCTCGGCAAGGCACTGTCCGACGTCTCGCGGATCGTCCGCTCCGGCGTCGGCGCCGAGGTGATCACCGTCGACCAGGGCGACTGGGACATGCACACCGACGCGGGCACCGTCGAGTGGGGCGAGATGAAGCGCAACGCCGGCGACCTGGCCGCCTCGATCGCCGCCTTCTTCGCCGACCTCGGCCCCGCCGCGGACCGCGTCACGCTGGTGACGCTGAGCGAGTTCGGCCGACGGGTCAAGGAGAACGACGACTACGGCACCGACCACGGCTTCGGCAACGTCATGTTCGTCGCCGGCGCGGGCGTCCGGGGCGGCCGCTACTACGGCTCGTGGCCCGGTCTGGCCAACTCGCTGGACTCCGACCTGCTGGTCACCACCGACTACCGCAGCGTGCTCACCGAGGTCGTCACCCGGCGCTTCGGGGTCTCGGTCGCGCAGGTGTTCCCGGGCTTCGCCCCCCAGGCCGTCGGCGTGATGGCCTGA